A DNA window from Gemmatimonadaceae bacterium contains the following coding sequences:
- a CDS encoding nucleoside permease produces MSIKLRLTVLNFLQFFVWGAWLISLGGYMIVTLGFTGGEVGSVYATMGIASLFMPGLLGIVADRWLNAEKVYGLCHLIGAGLLLWASTVKDYRILYVIMLFNAMVYMPTIALGNTVSYKVLEQKGLDVITNFPPIRVWGTIGFIAAMWMVDIAGWTKSSMQLYISAASAAFLGLYAFTLPACPPTPATNEKRSMVSALGLDAFVLLKRGQTAVFFIFAMLLGAALQITNAFGGAFLDDFKTNFPGTFGVLHPNLLLSISQISETLFILTIPFFLRRFGIKTVMLISMVAWVFRFGLFAIGDPGAGLWMLVLSMIIYGMAFDFFNISGSLYVDRESDSTIRASAQGLFMIMTNGLGAFIGGTVSGWVVDYFTADGVKDWRSIWFAFAAYALVLAVSFPFLFKYQHPKGEALPAHGQH; encoded by the coding sequence ATGAGCATCAAGCTGCGCCTCACCGTCCTGAACTTCCTGCAGTTCTTCGTGTGGGGAGCCTGGCTCATCTCGCTGGGCGGCTACATGATCGTCACGCTCGGCTTCACGGGCGGCGAGGTCGGCAGCGTCTACGCCACCATGGGCATCGCCTCGCTCTTCATGCCGGGATTGCTTGGCATCGTCGCCGACCGCTGGCTGAACGCCGAGAAGGTGTACGGCCTCTGCCACCTGATTGGCGCCGGATTGCTGCTTTGGGCCTCGACCGTGAAGGATTATCGCATTCTATACGTGATCATGCTGTTCAACGCGATGGTGTACATGCCAACGATCGCGCTGGGCAACACGGTGTCGTACAAGGTGCTCGAGCAGAAGGGGCTGGACGTCATCACGAACTTCCCGCCGATTCGCGTCTGGGGCACCATCGGCTTCATCGCCGCCATGTGGATGGTGGACATCGCGGGCTGGACCAAGAGTTCGATGCAGCTGTACATCAGCGCGGCGTCCGCGGCCTTCCTCGGCCTGTACGCGTTCACGCTGCCGGCCTGCCCGCCGACGCCGGCGACCAATGAGAAGCGCAGCATGGTCTCGGCGCTGGGACTCGACGCCTTCGTGCTGCTCAAGCGGGGCCAGACCGCCGTCTTCTTCATCTTTGCGATGCTGCTCGGCGCGGCGCTGCAGATCACCAACGCGTTCGGCGGGGCCTTCCTCGACGACTTCAAGACGAACTTCCCCGGCACGTTCGGCGTCCTGCATCCCAACCTGCTCCTGTCGATCTCGCAGATCTCCGAGACACTGTTCATCCTGACCATTCCGTTCTTCCTGCGCCGCTTCGGCATCAAGACCGTGATGCTCATCAGCATGGTGGCGTGGGTCTTCCGCTTCGGATTGTTCGCCATCGGCGATCCGGGCGCCGGCCTGTGGATGCTGGTGCTCAGCATGATCATCTACGGCATGGCCTTCGACTTCTTCAACATCTCCGGTTCGCTGTATGTTGACCGCGAATCGGACAGCACCATCCGCGCGAGCGCACAGGGGCTGTTCATGATCATGACCAATGGCCTCGGCGCGTTCATCGGCGGCACGGTGAGCGGCTGGGTCGTGGACTACTTCACGGCGGACGGCGTGAAGGATTGGCGCAGCATCTGGTTTGCGTTTGCCGCGTACGCGCTGGTGCTCGCGGTGAGCTTCCCGTTCCTGTTCAAGTACCAGCACCCGAAGGGCGAGGCGTTGCCGGCGCACGGGCAGCACTGA